One stretch of Pomacea canaliculata isolate SZHN2017 linkage group LG1, ASM307304v1, whole genome shotgun sequence DNA includes these proteins:
- the LOC112562587 gene encoding histone H1-delta-like: MSDPKQEEPMDQAPSASKNRKKAAPPASKSKKAKASDKKPANHPKYSDMIRQAAAALHDRGGSSRQALLKYIVANFDVGNDTKTINNHLKMALRAGVKNGTLQQSKGTGASGSFKVGVKVKASGADGRVKKPKAIKTVKSPVKAKAKAPKTPSSPAAKKTKAPKTAAKKPKAEKPATATKKAKPSSKATKVRESKPSKSQKVAPAKSAETVKPAKPEPVKPAPKPKATKAAAKKPAKGKKAAAEASSSKDQQAPEAPEAELASAEASSTKEATASDEITPKSLESTPSGETSGAESAAPTDSQSSAPSVEPASDDTTTGKGAGKPKMSRRGRKGAKNAAQR; this comes from the coding sequence ATGTCAGATCCTAAACAAGAGGAACCTATGGACCAGGCACCGTCCGCGTCGAAAAATCGAAAGAAGGCAGCTCCACCCGCCTCCAAGTCCAAAAAGGCAAAAGCTTCTGACAAGAAACCTGCAAATCATCCCAAGTACAGCGACATGATTCGCCAGGCTGCGGCAGCTCTGCACGACCGAGGGGGTTCGTCTCGACAGGCCTTACTTAAATACATCGTGGCCAACTTTGATGTGGGGAATGACACTAAAACCATAAATAACCACCTGAAGATGGCTCTGCGTGCTGGCGTCAAGAATGGTACCTTGCAGCAGTCAAAAGGTACCGGTGCATCGGGCTCCTTCAAGGTGGGAGTGAAAGTGAAAGCGAGTGGTGCTGACGGTAGAGTAAAGAAGCCAAAAGCTATTAAGACTGTCAAATCTCCTGTAAAAGCCAAGGCAAAAGCACCAAAGACACCATCCAGTCCTGCCGCGAAAAAGACAAAAGCCCCTAAGACAGCAGCCAAGAAACCCAAAGCTGAGAAACCAGCCACTGCTACAAAGAAGGCCAAACCTTCATCAAAGGCAACAAAGGTGCGAGAATCTAAACCTTCCAAATCACAGAAAGTAGCACCTGCAAAATCTGCGGAGACAGTCAAGCCTGCTAAACCAGAACCAGTCAAACCAGCACCTAAACCAAAGGCAACGAAGGCTGCAGCTAAGAAACCTGCCAAGGGCAAGAAAGCAGCAGCTGAGGCTTCCAGTTCCAAAGATCAGCAGGCCCCTGAGGCACCAGAAGCAGAGTTGGCATCAGCTGAGGCATCGTCAACCAAGGAAGCAACTGCAAGTGATGAGATAACTCCAAAGAGTTTGGAGTCTACTCCTTCAGGCGAAACCTCTGGAGCAGAATCTGCTGCTCCCACAGACAGTCAGTCATCTGCACCATCTGTTGAGCCAGCATCTGATGACACAACTACAGGGAAAGGTGCAGGCAAGCCAAAGATGTCAAGAAGGGGTCGAAAAGGTGCTAAGAATGCAGCCCAGAGGTGA
- the LOC112572474 gene encoding uncharacterized protein LOC112572474: MSSKPSAKTAAKTEMTSPTSQATNTTKKVETTPQPSFTAKTQPAPVSSTAPEKKPTVTEPPAAKPTAAAPVSKPVPEPVAPASKPVPEPVAPASKPVAPASKPVPEPVAPTSKPVPEPVAPAPAPVTVTVSKATPTTAVPKPAEPIKQPAVTEANVPSKEPVVSTTRVQPTTAAPPKASSAQSTSPVFGKTTTASEPYGPTTIPSKTTATAPEPYGYTTAMGRTTFAPESGSAAGKGTTGSRLNKPTA; encoded by the coding sequence ATGTCTAGCAAACCGTCCGCCAAAACCGCGGCCAAGACGGAAATGACATCACCCACGTCTCAggccaccaacaccaccaagaAGGTGGAGACTACCCCGCAGCCCAGCTTCACGGCCAAAACGCAGCCCGCACCGGTTTCCAGCACGGCACCGGAGAAGAAGCCGACGGTGACGGAACCTCCAGCAGCGAAACCTACCGCTGCCGCCCCAGTCTCCAAGCCGGTTCCCGAGCCAGTCGCCCCAGCCTCCAAACCGGTGCCTGAGCCAGTCGCCCCAGCCTCCAAGCCAGTCGCTCCAGCATCCAAGCCGGTTCCCGAGCCAGTCGCCCCAACCTCCAAACCGGTACCTGAGCCAGTCGCCCCAGCCCCAGCCCCCGTCACCGTCACCGTTTCAAAGGCGACGCCCACCACTGCTGTGCCTAAACCAGCAGAACCCATCAAGCAGCCAGCTGTGACGGAGGCGAACGTACCCAGCAAGGAGCCGGTGGTGTCCACTACCCGCGTCCAGCCCACCACCGCCGCCCCTCCCAAAGCTTCCTCAGCCCAGTCCACTTCCCCGGTGTTCGGCAAAACGACTACAGCTTCCGAGCCTTACGGACCGACCACCATTCCCAGCAAAACGACGGCGACGGCGCCTGAGCCCTACGGCTACACCACGGCCATGGGCAGGACCACCTTCGCTCCCGAGTCCGGAAGTGCTGCAGGGAAGGGAACGACGGGATCGAGGCTCAACAAACCCACAGCATAA